AATACCGGCTGCATGTTGAGCATCGGTGAAGTTGGTCAGGTCATTACAGCCCACCTGTATAGTTAAATGTTTGTTTAATTTCTGTGAAGCCGACAGGTTAATCAGTGCATAACCTTTGGCATATTCAGAACTTACATCCAGTATGCCATTGCCATTATTATCGGCAAAACCATAACGGCCTTTATAGATTAGCCGGGCGGAAAGTGAAGTTCCTGATTTAAAATTATCGTAACTTATTTTTAAGTTCCAGCTATTTTTAGAGCGGTTAAACAGGCCCCCGTAGTCAGACATTTTCACTTTTTCTGTTTTTTGGCTTTGGGGATTCCGCCGGAATACTTC
The DNA window shown above is from Bacteroidota bacterium and carries:
- a CDS encoding TonB-dependent receptor; this encodes EVFRRNPQSQKTEKVKMSDYGGLFNRSKNSWNLKISYDNFKSGTSLSARLIYKGRYGFADNNGNGILDVSSEYAKGYALINLSASQKLNKHLTIQVGCNDLTNFTDAQHAAGIAGRLFYASLFYSLF